The Juglans regia cultivar Chandler chromosome 10, Walnut 2.0, whole genome shotgun sequence genome includes the window CAGACGTCCTGCTCGAGACAGCATATCCACCATGCAGGTGTAGTGTCTTCCCTTTGGCTTTATACCATAAACCATCTCCATTGAATCGAAGTACCCAAGTCCTTTATCAATCAAACCGGCGTGTGAACAAGCAAAAAGAATCGAAGAAAGCATGAGCTCGTTGGGAGCAACAGGTGAAGttctttccatttcttcaaaCAAAGTAAGAGATTCCTCGGCAAAACCATTTTCTGCAAGCCCTTGAATCATCACAGTCCAAGAAATTTCGTTCTTCTTTGGCATTCTGTTAAAGACCTGCTTTGAGCTTTCAACATCACCAGATTTTGCATACATATCAATCAGGGCAGTACccacaaaaatatcaaattgaaATCCAAGTTTCATGCATTTCCCATGGAGGTTCTTGCCCCTATCTAATGAGGCTATGCTTGCACATGCGCGAAGTACACTTGAGAAGGTGGACTCGTTAGGGACTTCCCCCGACAAAAGCATCTCATGGAGTACTTCAAACGCTTTATCAAATTGTTTGTTTTCTGTGTAACCAACAATCATAGTGTTCCACGAGATAATATTTCGCACGGGCATGTCATCAAACCACGCCTTCGCTTCTTCCATCTGTCCATTCAGACTATACCCACCAATCATAGAGTTCCATGAGACCACGttcttctccaaatttgaatCAAACACCAAACGACCATATTCAAGTTTTCCACATTTACAGTAGAAGTCAAGTAGAGAACCACCGATGAAGACATCTTCAACAATCCCAATCTTGATGACATGAGCATGAACGTTCATCCCCGCTCGAAAAGCATTGAGACTGGCCAATGCACTAATAACACTAGACAAACAAGAGGTATTAGCGTTAAACCCGTGTTGAACCATCTGACAGAAGAGCTTCAACGCTTCTTCAGGATAACCGCTCTGCGTGTACCTTGCGATCATTGCACTCCAGGATATCTCATTTCTCTCAGGCATCTCGTCAAAGATTCGACGTGCTTCCCCCAAGTCCCCCATCTCAACGTACATATCTATGATTGCAGTCCAAGAAACAACGTCTCgtttttccatttgatcaaatacTCTCCTAGCCAAATTGATTTCACCCATCCTCAAGGTCAATGTGATTATCGAATTGCACACCGATAAATGGTGTTCAAAGCCATCTTTAATGATCAACCCCAAAACACTCATTCCCAATCTAAATTCACCAGAGCCTGTACAGGCTCTAATAACAGTAGTAAAAGTAACGTCATTTGGCTTGACCCCAGATTCAAGCTGCTTCACGAAAAACTTCCAAGCTTCAATGTTAAACCCATTTTGCACAAGCCCGCTAATTACTGCAGTCCAAGAAACCACATTCTGAAATGGGTTCCTCTCAAAGTACCACATTGATTCTTCGACTCTTCCATATTTCATGAAACCCGATATCAGTGCGGTCCACGAGATTTCGTTTCTTTCGGGCATTTGTTCAAACAGGCAGCGAGCACCATCAAGATTTCCCCACTTAACATAGGCACCGATCAAGCAATTATGCACGACAAGATCAAACCTGTGAAACTCCTTAACAATTTCATCAGCTGCATGAGATTTTCTGCCGTTGAGGTACATCGTTAGAAGTCTTATGGCTATATATCTGTCTGAAGAAACACCCATCTTGATCAAATGCCCATGAATGACACTTCCGTCAGTGAACAAGCTTTTGCTGGTGAGGTTTTTCAAAAGAGAGACACATGATTCTACATAGGCGTGGAAACTTTTTCTTGGGCTAATGGCATATAGCCATGCCGGTTTCATAGCTTGAGACATTTTAACGATAAAATCGGAGACCTGTGTGAGGTTTGGACTCCAATAATATCGTACGAACCATTCATTTTAGAAGCAAATTTAATCATTCCATGCTCACagttatttatttcaattttcaacagatCCATCGTTGAGGAAAGCAAATCCAAATCTTGCTATTTGTTAtttgggaaaaaagaaatagttaaAAGGCCTGTTAGTGCTAAAGTTGATTCAAGCgtagtttgttttcacaatacatctaatctaattattacaatttttttaaatttttatacaaaataaaataaacaatttagtttttttaaatctcaaaacaacaataatattaaaaaatatattctaataatattttattcaattttcaattttaatctcaactcatatcatattatatcatctcatcttaaaaaacaaacgaaactaGATCTAACCTGTTGAAAACCTATCTTTACTAGCAAGAGAATAGATAAAGTCAATAGTTTAACCCAGCGATAAGATCAAGAAGCGATAAGAAAAATTGACTCAgattcctaaaagaaaaagactttATAAGTCAAGTAAAACTCAATCACTCAAATGAATGAAATGTTAGCTCTTTGGTCGTGAACAGACCACGATCGTTTCTAATGGAGACCCATTCGTGGGAACGGGTCTTAAGCTCCCTTTTTCTTGAGAACTCTTGAAGTGGTCCACAACTTCCCTCCATGTATCCACCACGTTCATAGAGCAGTTGTAACATTTCTCATGATCAACTGAAGTCGTGGAACACTTGACACGTAGCCAccaaaaatttgattaaagCTTGGATATAAATACTCCAGTTTGATCCTCAAACTCAATCACTCAATCTTCTTCGGCCTTACAACATCTAAATAGAGTGAGTAGAGTTTTGGAAGTGCCAAAACGAGAGAGAAACAGCGAGAGAATGTGAGTAACCATCAATAATCGGAGGTATGGTTTCTTaggcatttcaattttttattcttattaagaGTTTAATTCCACACTTTAGAATCGTTATTAAGCTATCATTTGGTATCATAAcctattttatttctatcttGGTGTTTATATAGATGCTCTGTTTGTCTCTGATTTGgccaaaattttttgaaaaataaaattttgatttttggtcgATTTGGATTCGATATAAGATTAGAAATCATGTGGAAACTGTTTTTCTAAGctttctgtgattaaaaacataGTTTTTAGAgtcataaacttttttttttgagttgggtCTGAAACGGGTCAAACTGACCCAgctggaggttgaagatgagcaaaagttgaaaaatatcatttttctgcatattttgaaaaatgccaCTTTTCAAATTTAAGCATTTATTTGGAAATATGTCTAATTTTTGCTCAATCTTTTATGCTTATAACATTTATTTggtttaattatatgcaatttgGATAATTAAATTGTGCTAAGTTATTAACCATGTTCATATTTAGTTTGTATGAATTGATTATTTATGCTCTAAATTAATACATGTAATTTATGGATGagtatatatagttaaaagtataaaattaaatgttatgcataatattatagttttaattatgcaatatttatgcttaaattatgaaaatattttgtgcataataataatatgtaagttttagttaaaattatgtaatttataattagtcTCATATTAAGTTACTTTTtatgcataaaagaaatagtaTATAGtgattcatataattttaattaattagagaatagccacaacatctctaattaaataaaattatatattatgattgattaggatcactACATAAAGAATAtttagacattaattgtaattaattataattaatataataaattttatcccacaagaatttttattatatttatataattaattaggataaaatatcaaattattcataacttaCCCACatgaattataaattaattaaataatttgataattttatcataaaatttaatctaagatagaatatatatatatatatatatttatcaaattataatcataatataccttttagaattatgaattaagtaaataatttgataaattctATCATAAAGAATAATTGAATAtgcttgaattaaaaatttagcctACAAGCAATTTTTATGTCATCAGATTCAATTTTTAAGTATGATTTACATTGTTaaagtatgaaattttatttaggcctcaattttaacataagcatataatctttaaatttatGCAGTTGTATAACCTGCAAATCTCTATGATATTCGTTGTGATAtcattgaatttaaaatatataactataagatCCGGAATGAGATAGTTCTTCTTCATTTATGGTGGAGAGATATAGActatgctattaggaaagacTAACCATCAGCACTCACTGATAAAAGTACTACAGCCAACATCACCCTTTATGAACTATGAGAGCGATCTAATCGCCTCAACGTAATGTtcattaagattaaaatttatgttgTATTCGTGGTTTTGTTgatcagcatgaaaaggtcCAAGACTTACTGAAAGTCATTGATGAtcaatttgtcacttcagacaaggcACTAGCAAGTACCCTAATCATGAAGTTCTCATCCAAAGGCTCACTATTGTAAAAGGTGTTCACAGGCACATCATAcaaatgagggacaatgtggctcaattgaagaaactcgagaTTGAAATGTCAGAGTCCTTCTTGGTGAACAACATACTGAACACCCTTTCGCACCAATACGAACTGTTCAAAATCTCATACAATACACATAATGATAAATTGTCGATTAATGGACTAATGAtcatgtgtgttcaagaggaaTAGAGACTGGTGATGGAATTGGGAGAAAGTGCAATACTGGCAACGCGTGGAAATGAaaaatctcaaaccaatcaAAAAGAGAAAGGTAAAATACCTCCCTAAGTTGATATCAAGAAAAATTTCAAGTATTTATTCTGTAAAAATAAGGaacacatgaagaaggaatgtGCTAAATTTCAGAAATGGCTGGTAGACAAAGGTAACCAAAGCTCgtttgtttgttatgaatctaatatggttaatgtcaatattaatatatggtggattgattctggatcaacaatccacatttcaaattctttgtaaggtttgcaaaacctaaggaagccaGTAGTAAGTGAGCAAAACATCTTATCAGGAAACGAGATGAGCTCGCATGTAGAAGCTATAGGAATATGTTATTTAACTTTAAgtagtggttttgttttataGTTAGAAAagaccttttatgttccaagtttttctagaaacttgacTTCAGTTTTAAGGCTTGTACCTTTTggatattcctttaatttttcagaaacatctttcattttattttataaatatgattgtgttgggaatgtACTTTGTTTGAAggtctttactgcattaatttacaaaacaatactacttatgattcaatgcatgttcacactggcactaaaatatgtgttattaatgatGATTCCTCTAAATTATAGTACCAAATATTAGGTCatatcttcataaaaaaaattaaaagattagtaaatgaataggtacttaatactctggattttattgattttgagacttgtgtagactgcataaagggaaagtagaccaacaagtcaaagaaatatGCCAATAGGAGTTCGAGCATATtagagatcatatatattgatatatgtagtccagacatGGACTCACATGCTCAGAGatacttcatctctttttataagtgattactcacgatatatgtatctctacataCTCCATAACAAGAACGAAGCATTAGATGCCTTTAAGATCTTTAAAgctgaagtagagaaacaatacggaaaacaaattaagataGTGAGATCAAATAaaggtggagaatattatggtagatacacagagaatggacaagcacctgggCCATTTGCAAATTTTGTTCAAGAGCATACGATTattgcccaatacaccatgcctggTTTACCGGACCATAATAgtgtagcagaaagaagaaaccaaAACATTATTGGACTTGTTGCAgagtatgcttagcagctccaatcttcctaaatccTTGTGGGCTGAAGCACTTAAAACGACAATGTATATATTAAAGCGAGTTCCAACCAATGCTATTCCTAAaacgccatttgaattatgAAAATGTTGGAAATcgagtttgcgacatatgcgcGTTTGGGGATGCCCGTTTGAAGTGAGAgtttataatccacaagagtATAAGCTGGACCTAAGGACCATTAGTGAATATTTCATTAGATATACTGAAAGGTCTAcatgttacatattttattgttcatctCACAACACTAAAATTGTGAAAtcaagaaatacaaaattttttgaaaataacttGATCAGTAGGAGCGATCAAACCAGAAACATAGtttctgagaatgatcattcagaatctcaacaTTCCACCTCAAGTGATAGATTGATTATTAATCACAGCACATCTCAAGTACAAGCTAGTGTTGAACAACCAATTGTTGAAGTTCCACAAGCTGCTAACGACATTCCAGTAGATCAGatagttcaagagttgccaagAACTTTTAAATAACGAGTTGAACCACATATTtctcaggaagatgatggtACAACATTAATAAGATCTATTAGACCAAAGAAATCACCAATTCCTAAtgattatgttgtgtatctgcAAGAATCCGACTACAACATTGGAGCCAAAAATTATCCTGAGTCcttttcacaagccatgagttgtaaagaatcagaattatggtacaatgtcatgaaggaagagatgaattctATGAAGAGTAACAGAGTCTGGAATTTTGTTGAGTTGTCTAATGGTGCAAAAACCATTagatgtaaatgggtctttaagaaaaagaaagactCATTGGACATCATTGAGAGATACAAGATAAAACTTGTTACTAAGagattcactcagaaagaatgAATCGATTACACGAAAACTTTCTCTCATGTATCTAAGAAAGATTTCTTACGTGTTATTTTGGCATTTGTAGCCCATTTTGACTTGGAGTTATAACAAATGGATGCGAAAACGACATTTCTCAATGAAGATCTAGAGaaagagatttacatgaaacaacctGAAGGATTCCCCTTCagtgatggtgagcaattggtttgcaagctcaagaaatccatatacggtttaaaacaagcatcccGCCAATAGTATTTGAAATttcataatgtaatttcttcattcaGTTTTGTAAAAGACATTatgaatcaatatatatatactagaagGTCAGTTAgagtaaaatctattttcttgttttatatgtaaATGACATTTTACTTTCAACCAATGATAAGAGTTTGCTGCATGAGGTGAAATAATTCATTTCTAAAAATTTcgatatgaaggatatgggtgagacAACTTATGTCATTAgcattaagatccatagagacagATTTCGAGGCATCTTAGGTCTGTCTCAagaaacctatattaataaagttttagagaAATTTCGGATGAATAATTGTTTACCAAGTGTAGCTCCCATTGAAggtgataggttcaatttgaaccAATGCCCGAAGAACGACTTTGAAAtgaaacaaatgaagaacattccatATGTTTCTACTGTtggaagcctaatgtatgctcaggtctACACAAGACTTGACATTGCATTTTTTGTGGGAATGTTGAGACGATATCAGAGTGATCCAGGTGTAGACCACTggagagctgcaaagaaagtaatgaggtaTCTTCAAGGAACCAAAGACTACATGCTTATGTATAAACGGACGAACAATCTAGAAGTAATTGATtactcagattctgactttgctggTTGTGCTGATTTACGAAAATCAAcatcatgatatatttttatgatagtCGGTGGAGCAGTATCATGGAGGAGTGTCAAGCAAATCTTGACTGCTACTTCCATATGAAAGTCGAGTTCGTCTCCTGTTTTGAGGTTATTTCACATGGTGTATGgtttaagagtttcatttctgaGCTTAGAATTATGAATTCTATCTCTAGGCTattgagaatgtattgcgaTAATTCAACTGTTTTTTTATGGCGAAGTAAACACATCGACATTTCTCTACAAATCTTCAAAGGCTTTCTACGACTTTTCTATGCACGGATTTCACCATGCACGGTGGCTCCAAAAGCTCTTCTCTCAAAGGAGGCATTATTTTCAACCTCTCAAAACTCGAAATCCCTCTATTATACTGAGAGAAATGTGAGGCCATGAGATATATGTAAATCCGGAAACGTATTGACTTGATATGAATAAACGCGAAGAATATTGTATCAACGTTCGAATCGTCATCTTGGACAGAATAACTATTTCCTCCATTCTAATCTATTGTGCGAATTTATGCATTAACAAAACCCTTTCTCaatagagagatatatatatatatatatatatatataatatttaggcGAGAAGATAAATAGTTATTATTTTCGGTTTAAAGAAGAAAGATTTATTTCTAATTCagtctattaaattataatgtacacttttaaatatgtgAAATACATAGTTTTTAATAGGATTGaccttattaatttataaaaagattaaaaaattagattttaaataacCATGAATTAAGGAAGAACTAACAACAAtaagttattaaaaattagatttgtCACATAATTAACGATATACGTTTGaatactttcttttttagtCTGATtagttacaaaataattatctcTTCAAAGTTAAAATATAGATCGAAGAAGAGAAAGTTATTGTAAATGAAATTGTCCATATCTTAGTTGTAcgtaaggaaaaagaaaagagtaattaGAATTATTACTTAATTCCATGAACATATTCCATAAGCTGTATTAACACAGCTCAAAGCCGGCCATGTCAGTGATTATCGAACGCATGCAGTGTGGATAATAAGAAAAGTCTTATCTCTttagtaccatatatatatatatatatatatatacactaggcGGGAGCAACGTGCAgagcacgtttgcctagttttaTGAAATGGTTACCTTCTCTCCCTTCTTCCAActcttattttatctattttgaaGTTTCAAATGTATTGTAATAGAAGACATGATACAATTTTTCATTCAACGATGACTTTTATGTTGACTAACAAATTCCCTAAGATCAATCAAAGGTCATTTGTAGGTACTTTGTTTAGTGTCAGtcacttaaaataaatacaatcagGAGACACAGATGAATACCTTCTCCAAGATACCCACAAGATTATTCAATTTtgcaaaatttgaatattatctGTTATTCTAGGTCTCGACAACTTactaccaaaaataaatattaagcaGTGGCCCATAGATCCAACCATTCAAGTTGGAGAAGCTGAGACTACCACAATCCATAACAAATAAGCATGGTTTTACACGTGTATAACAAGAAAACCAGcattcagaaaataaaaggtAAGATTAAAGCTATTAATGGTGTATTAAAGAAGTCCATGTAAACATCTTCACTGTATTTTGCCCAATTTGGGATTGACCTTTAAATGATAGAAACAATATTTCAAGTTAACAAGGTTTTCATTTCTACAACTCTTGCGCAGCTTTTCTTACAACATTCACAACAGTACCGGTGCACATGACTTGGacaatatcaaaagatatgcaTCAGCCGCTAATAGACAAGTCCACATGACACAAACCAACAAGACCCCCCTCATTTTCCCTCTCTCATTAATGTCAAACGCGTTGGCCTGAGTCCTCACCTCGTTCCTGTCTTCAAGGACCCTGAAGCCACAATATTTATAATCTGCCCACATCCGGCAATGATTATTGATTGCCCAcatttacattaaaaattttaaatgcaataAATATTGCATATGATGCACTAAAGTGACGTTTGCCTAGTTTAGATCAAGTGATGTAAGAAGGAAGAAGCAAATATCAAATTCTCCACAACAAATAGAAATTAGGAAAGAGGATCTAGACATAATCCATGAAAAAAGCAAGGTAGAGAGCATATGctcataattttaaagttaaagcTCATTGAGTCTTTACCATCTAGAATGGTTTGCAAAAGCCACTCAAGTTTCTCGAGTTCTTAACAAAAACACTCTGAATAGAAGatagcaaaataataaaaattataatattttttactgatggaaaaatacaaaattacaatttagGCATAAGCTCAAGCAAtcttatacaattattttcttatatatagacTCTAATGTAAAATGGTGCAAGAGTACTCAATTGAAATCTTTTCCAAGCATTAGTAAACCTACCTCACTGGTCCACATGATTTGAGGCTTTTTCCCCACATGAAGAAGTATAAAGTTGTTATTCCACCATTTATTATAGAAGGTACAACCTGAAAAGTGAATGGAACCGTGTAAGAAAAATAACAGAAATGATATGAGTAAATTTCCTGATGACTTTATCATGGAGTTTACAAtgatatggatttttttatttatttaacctGTTGATTTGAGAGTGGCCTGCCCTTCCAAGGCTTTTGAAGTATTAAAAAAGGATGGATGCTGGCACTagacaatagaaaaaaaaaagtatgactGGAACTCCCGTTTGAGTCAAATAGTGGTACATGGAGTACACTGACCATATTCTCATGAAGTTACTAATAAGGTGGATTATCTGCAAATGGGTGTGCCTACCAGAACACAAGATCACTGGTATAACCAGTTTCAATAATCACGAAGAAGCTAGGAGGAAACTTGCtacgaatattattttgttagaaaagaaaagtaagcTTATTGTCTTCCTTTTACATATcacttttctgaatttttttttgttgggtaaTGGTAAGCGGATTCACTTCTGGGATGATCTTTGGCCGTGCCACTCTCCTCAAAGATCCACACCATAATATATCAATTCACAAGGTTCTCATGACCTCCAAGTGATAGACTACATTCaatatggagaaaaaaaaagagctaaCTATTAAATTGATGCATAGAACTTAAATGAATCAAATGACATACAGGGGCTTTCCTTTGTTAGAAATCCACAGAAAACATTCCAGattttccatacaaaaaaatacaatattaggagctttttaagaattaatattgtttttaattctTCTTGGAACAAATTGTTATCCAAAAGAGTGGATCCAATATAATTCAAGAACAACCAAATAAAAGCTTAATCACCAATTGATTGAGTGTTTTAAGTGCTTAATCTTCTGTTTTGGCGTTCTCCAAAACCAAGATGAATCTCTCACAAACAACGAGTAGAAGAATCAAAGAAATTTTCTCTCCATACATAGAAGAATGAACAAGAAACTCAcatccaagcaattgacaaatcaaaaaataaaaataaaaatggagaaacaaaaacccaacaagcataaaaatgaaataaaaaaaaatccacacgtaacggaaaaaaataaaataaaaaatcctcaAGATTCCAAAAAATGGTCAATATCGACGAACAGAAATCCAACAAGCAGATtcacatccaaaaaaaaaaaatggagaacaaaaacccaacaagaaaaaaaaatgaaataaaaaaaatctacacaaaacgggaaaaaaaaatcaaactatcatTCAAATTCACATCcgaaagagtgaaaagaaatataatCAACAAAAATCATACCCACACAGCACCGacacaaaatagaaaaacaaaaaacaaaaaaaaaacaaaacaaaactctaatgaaataaaagcatttaaaaaaactacCAGAACAAGAAAaacgtagaaaaaaaaaaagaagaaaaggagagagagagagggagatttaATGTGCAATTTACCCCACTTTACGATCTAACTGTTAAGATCGTTCCACATCACTTATTTTTCTTC containing:
- the LOC109018076 gene encoding pentatricopeptide repeat-containing protein At2g13600-like, encoding MSQAMKPAWLYAISPRKSFHAYVESCVSLLKNLTSKSLFTDGSVIHGHLIKMGVSSDRYIAIRLLTMYLNGRKSHAADEIVKEFHRFDLVVHNCLIGAYVKWGNLDGARCLFEQMPERNEISWTALISGFMKYGRVEESMWYFERNPFQNVVSWTAVISGLVQNGFNIEAWKFFVKQLESGVKPNDVTFTTVIRACTGSGEFRLGMSVLGLIIKDGFEHHLSVCNSIITLTLRMGEINLARRVFDQMEKRDVVSWTAIIDMYVEMGDLGEARRIFDEMPERNEISWSAMIARYTQSGYPEEALKLFCQMVQHGFNANTSCLSSVISALASLNAFRAGMNVHAHVIKIGIVEDVFIGGSLLDFYCKCGKLEYGRLVFDSNLEKNVVSWNSMIGGYSLNGQMEEAKAWFDDMPVRNIISWNTMIVGYTENKQFDKAFEVLHEMLLSGEVPNESTFSSVLRACASIASLDRGKNLHGKCMKLGFQFDIFVGTALIDMYAKSGDVESSKQVFNRMPKKNEISWTVMIQGLAENGFAEESLTLFEEMERTSPVAPNELMLSSILFACSHAGLIDKGLGYFDSMEMVYGIKPKGRHYTCMVDMLSRAGRLSEAEEFIKSMPFQPEINAWKALLSGCTVYKNEEMAERTARKLWELAQKNSAGYVLLSSVYAAAGRWTDVRNIRKLMREKESKKSRGCSWVELKNHVHSFHSEDGTHSQSDEIYEILELLRSEMPVRNKVYSQVESF